One Spirochaetota bacterium genomic window carries:
- a CDS encoding substrate-binding domain-containing protein, whose product MKKINLKKLSSISGYSVSTISRALNDSNLIKKETKEKIKKLAKELDYYPNINAKALSSKKTYTIGIILFRSPMQSFANPFFIEVFKGINETASRNGYFTLNGYIEFDKKNSIIFEQAKSIIMSHRIDGVLVLASIYNNNFIEFLLENRIPFVLLGKPLIDTNNWIDNDNYEASYRITNLLFKNGYKNPIFISGSSEYTVCYDRFNGFIKALLENKCLNSLDNSEKNKNAFISFKDFANKKLGNYEKYVYFIDFNNVNIDNIVDQIVKRKNENDSAVIIDDYVAFLFLEKLKQLKINIPNDFGIVTFNNSFLSHISTPKLTTVETFPEILGEKITDSLLKIINDDSYKIKNHIVKTDIIYGNSI is encoded by the coding sequence ATGAAAAAAATTAATTTAAAAAAACTTTCTTCTATTTCAGGTTATTCAGTTTCAACTATATCGAGAGCTCTAAATGATTCTAATCTTATAAAAAAAGAAACAAAGGAAAAAATTAAAAAATTAGCAAAAGAGTTAGATTATTATCCAAATATAAATGCTAAAGCCTTAAGTTCTAAAAAAACATATACTATAGGAATAATTTTATTTAGATCACCTATGCAATCGTTTGCAAATCCATTCTTCATAGAAGTTTTTAAAGGAATAAATGAAACTGCAAGCAGAAATGGCTATTTTACACTTAATGGATATATTGAGTTTGATAAAAAAAACTCAATTATTTTTGAACAAGCAAAATCCATTATAATGTCTCACAGAATAGATGGTGTTTTAGTTTTAGCATCAATTTATAATAATAATTTTATAGAATTTCTTTTAGAAAATAGAATTCCATTTGTTTTACTTGGAAAACCTTTAATAGATACAAATAATTGGATAGACAATGATAATTATGAAGCTTCCTATCGGATTACTAATCTTTTATTTAAAAATGGATATAAGAATCCTATTTTTATTTCTGGGTCTTCTGAGTATACGGTTTGCTATGATAGATTTAATGGTTTTATTAAAGCTTTATTAGAAAATAAATGCTTAAATAGTTTAGATAACTCAGAAAAAAATAAAAATGCTTTCATTTCTTTTAAAGATTTTGCAAATAAAAAATTGGGAAATTATGAAAAGTATGTTTATTTTATAGATTTTAATAATGTTAATATTGACAATATTGTTGATCAAATAGTAAAAAGAAAAAACGAGAATGATTCTGCTGTTATAATTGATGATTATGTTGCATTTTTATTTTTGGAAAAATTAAAACAGTTGAAAATTAATATTCCAAATGATTTTGGTATTGTAACATTTAATAATTCCTTTTTATCTCATATATCTACACCTAAATTGACTACAGTTGAAACATTCCCTGAAATATTGGGTGAAAAAATAACTGATAGTTTATTAAAAATCATAAATGATGATAGCTACAAAATAAAAAACCATATTGTTAAAACTGATATTATTTATGGAAATAGTATTTAA